Below is a genomic region from Hyphomicrobium nitrativorans NL23.
CGACAGGATCTTGAGGGCGAGGGCAAGCTCGCGGGCGCCGACGCGCGGCACGTCGCTCGCGTCCACGGCGCCGCCCGGTACGGTTTCGATCACTGCTTGCCTAGACATGGCGGCTAACTCCGCTTTCCTGCAGGGCGAGCTGCGCCGAAGACGGCCCAGGGCGACCCATGCAACAAGATGATGTCCCGAGGATGGGGACTATGCGATTCGATGACAAAATCCACGTCGAGACCGACCAAACGGCCGTTTGGGTTTTGGATATCCGACCCCGAAAAGCGATATTTGCGCCCGTCGGTCGCGTTGATGATGCCAAACCCGATACTCTCGTGAAACTTGGTGATATGGCCTTGCATGGCACGCTCCACATCTCAGGGGCCGAAGCCGCAGTCAGCGGCGATGTGTCGGACGGTGCCTGAAATGCGCGCCATGCGCTGTTCCAGCCGGAACATTCCTAATCTTTTCAACGCTGTCAACCGACCTGCGAACATTTGTCCGTAGAAAAGGCCACCCTTTCGGGCGGCCTTCTCGGCGTCACAGCCGATGTTCTGCGGTCTGAACGCCCTTTGTTTTCGGGGCTGGCCGCGCGAACGCGCCGAGGCGGACCCGCCGATGGGGAGACAGAGGCGGCGCGGGCTCAGTTCTCACGAAAAAAGGCGTCTACCCGCATGCCAGGCTTCAACGCCGCGGCCGTCCCCTGCAATTCCAAGATCACCTCCATGACCTCGACGTCGTTCGGACGGAGGGGGCCGCGCGGGCCGATGCGGGCCCCGCCGAGGGTCGGCGCGATGCTGGTCACACGCCCTTCGAACCGCTCGCCGGGGCGGCTGATGCTCGTGACGTAGGCGGTCTGATTGACGGAGATCTTGCCGACGTCGCCCTCGTCGACCTCGGCCTTCACCCGGAGCACGCTCATGTCGCCGAGTACGACGAGCGGGACTTCAGGCGACGGCGCGACGATCTCACCCTGCTTGGCATTGACCTGCAGGATCGTCCCGGCCACCGGCGCGCGGATGCGCGTTTTGTCGAGCAGGGCCTCGGCCATACGCACTTCGGCGCGGGCGGCGCTGACGGCGGATTCCGCGCGGCTCGGGGCCGGCAAGTTGGCTTTCGACTGCGCCTTCACGTAGGCGATGCGCTCGCGCTCCAGGCGGTCGTGCGCGTCCTTGAGGCGTCGGCGCGCGTCGCTGACGGCCGTCTCGCTGCCCGTTCCGACGCGACGCGCGGAGATCGCGTAGTCGAGCTCGATGCGCGCGCCCGTGACCGCGCGCTCGGCCGAGTAGATCGCATCTTCCGCCTTGCGCACATCCTCGCGGCCGGACGCGAAAGCCTTCTCGCGATCCTCGCGAAGCGCTTCGGCCTCGGTCTCGGCGGACGCCAGCTTGGCGCGGGCTTCGGCGTCGTCGAGACGGAGCAGAAGCTCGCCCTCCTCGACCTTGTCGTCCACCTTCACCATCACCTCTTCCACGCGGCCGAGGTAGGACGCACCGAGGCGAATTTCTCCGGATCGGGGTTCGACGCGGCCAGGAGCGGCGACCACATAGTCCTTGGGCACGACCACGACCTCATCATCCTCCGCATTGGCATTGCGGAATTTGTCGTAGGCGAGATAGCCGCCGGCTCCGGCCAGGAGGAGTAGAATCGCGAGATGGGTGGGCTTCAGCATGGCGGTCGTCTTTCTCAAGCTGCAACGTCTTTAGATTTCGAAGGGGCGCCTTGGCCCGGCCCGTTTTTGGGAGGGCGTTCGTCGCCGACGATGCGCCCGTCCTCAATGGTGATGATGCGGTCTGCGTAATGCAGCGTGCGGTGGTCGTGCGTCACGGCCATCACGGCGCGCGTCGGGTCTTTCGCAACCTCGGAGAGCAGCTCCATCACGGCCTTGCCGTTCTCGCTGTCGAGGGCCGCCGTCGGCTCGTCGGCAAGCACGACGGACGGGCGGCCAGCGAGCGAGCGCGCAATCGCAACGCGCTGCTTCTCGCCGCCGGAAAGCTTCGACGGATAATTGTTGAGGCGATGACCGAGCCCAACCGCCCTCAACGCTTCGGCCGCCGTCTCCATCGGATCGGCAGAGCGGGCGTCGCGTACGTCGAGCGCGACGAGCACGTTCTCAAGCGCGGTGAGCGTGGGGAACAGGTTGTAGCTCTGAAACACGAAACCGATGTGGAGGCGGCGGATCTCCGCCAGATCCTCCGACGAGAGGCCAACGGCCTGATGGCCCGCGAGGTGCAGTTCTCCGCTGGTTGCGGTGAGGATGCAGCCGAGAATAGAGAGCAGGGTCGTCTTGCCGCTGCCCGAGGGGCCCATGAGCAGCGTCAGTTCGCCGGGGCGCAGATCCATGCTGACCCCCTTCAGGATGTGCAGAACGCCGGCTCCGGTGTCGATCGACTTTGTGATGTTTTGCGCCTCAAGGAGAGGGCGCGGCCCGCTCGATGATGCTTTCGTCTTCGACATTCACGACATCTCCCGAATCCAACGCGCGGCCGTCATCCCGGCGCACTCCGTCTTGTCTCTCGTTCATCTCATTCTGCGCGGAGCGCGTCTGTTCCGCCCGGCACAGACACTCGCTTTTCCGCTTAGGGTGGGTTCTCAATTCCTCCCTCAACGGATCATGTTCGCGCCGACGCTACGCAGCCGCCATTTCCGATGCAAGCGCTTCCAGCACTGTCCGATGCAAGCGCTTCCGTATGCGTCGCCTCGATCAGCTCCCGTCCTCATCTGTTGAAGACGCCCGCCGGATCGATGCGCGTCACTTTGCGGATCGCCGTGATGGCCGCGAAGACGCACATTCCGACCGTCAATGCGAACAGATAGGCGGCAATGGTCGGCGTCATCACGATGGTCAATGTCGGCACTCTTATGGAGAGCCGGTAGATCGCGAGCATCGCCAACAGCATACCCGCCGCGTAGCCGAGCACCGCGCTCAACAGAGCCTGGATCAAAATGACGGCGTGAATGTAGCTCGCGGATGCGCCAAGCGCGCGCAGCGTCGCGAACTCGTTCAAGTGGTCCTTGGTGCTTGCATAGAGCGTCTGGGCGACGATAACGACACCGACGATGGCGCCGAGCACCATGCCCGTGATGAGGGCGAGACCGGCACCCGTCGAGAACATCCAGTAGTTGATCGAGCGGCGCGTGAACTCGTCGTGGGTCAGCACCTCGGCGCCCGTGAGCCGCGTTTCGAGCGCCTGGCGCACAGCGTTCACGTCGGCGCCTTTTTCCAATCGCACAAGAACGTAGGTGGCCTGCACGGCGCTTGCGCCCACAAACTTGCGGGCCGTCGTGATGGGCGTGAAGATATAGGGCAGCGTCGTGAACGAGCGGATACCCTTCGTGACGGCCGTCACCTGAATGCGGTGATTGTTGATCTCGGCATAATCGCCTCGGCCTTCTATGCCGAGATCCTCGAAGTAGGAGCGATCGACGGCGACGGCGTTCGGCAATTGCAGATCCTCTACCGCGCCTTCCTCAAGACTCCACGGGCGCGTTCCGCCGTTCGGCCAATCGAGACCGATCAGGATAAACGACTTCTTGCCGCCAGCCGGCTTACGCCACGACGAGAAACTCACGATCATGTCCTCGGCGTATTGCACGCCCGGCGTCGAAAGCGCCGCATACTTCTCATGGCCGATCAGGAGCGAGGGATCGTCGAAGCTTTTGGTGCCGTAGGGCACGATCCACAAGTCGGCGGGCGCTTTGTCGAGGACGGTCGCAATCTTGTTCTCGGATCCCTTGTAGAGGCCCACCTCGATGGCCACGAGGACCACCGAAAAGACGATGCCGACCAGGGTGACGATCAAGCTCATCCTGTCGTGAAAGAGGTTCCGGTAGGCGATCTTGGGGGCCATCTTTATGACCTTCCCCTTGCCAGCCGCTGCGTTCCTCTTGCTCATGTCCCTCTCCGCTCAGGCAACGCACGAGTTGTGCGCTGAACCGGGTGCCACGTCCAGCGTCCGTCGAGAACTTCTGACGATTATTCGGGCCCGCCGTCAACGCACCGGAAGCGCCTTTTCCGTTCGGTGCTTCCTTTCCGCGCGCCGTCGTCGTTCGCTATTCGTCGCATGCCACCGTGACGGTCATGCCGACAGCGGGGATGAACTTCGAGCACGTTGCCGTCCCTCGGGCTGCCTCTTGAGCGGGCCCCGATTCCGTCGCCTCGGTGTCTGCCGTCGGTTTCCGTTCGGCGGGAGCTTCGGCCGTCGCGCCAGTGCCGGTTTGCGCCGGCATCTCTTGAGCCTCCCTATCGGGCAATGCCGACTGGATCAGGGCGGAGCTGCCCGTGAGCGGTGCGACACGGTTGCTTGTAATGTCGGCCTTCGCCACGACCTCGCGCGGTGCGCGCTCGGCGGACGCAATTCGGGCAAGTTTTTCGGGCTTTTTTGCAGCTTCGCGAACGGGTGCGCGCGCGCGAGACTTGCGCCCGGCATGTACGACACGGGGACCGTGGACGGCTCGCGACGCGGCACCCTTCGACGGGGTCGCCGTGAAGGTTCCGAGCGGGCCGCCGAAGCCAAGACGGACACCGCCTGCCGCATCGGCCGCCGGGGCAACCGCCACTCCTGCTGCAAGGATGGTGGCGAGGGCAGCGAACTTCGTGATCATGAAACTCTCCTTCGGCGTCAGGTGACGCGCGGGCCAGCACGCATGTCCGGCGTCGCTACGATCCGATGTCACCGTGCGCGCTGAATGGGTGCGGAGCAGTTCCGCGCGTAACAATCGCGCGAGTAAATCGTTCACGGATGCCAAGGAGATGATGCGTGCGGCTGACGCCGGCTTAAGCTTCCCGATCGCGCGCATCACACGAAAAAGCCGGCCCCTGTTCCGGGGCCGGCTTGCTCTTTCCTGACACGTTCGGTGTCGTGCGTTCAGCAGCCGACCGAGACCGCGACGCCCAATGTCGGCAGGTAGCGCTTGCACGTTTCGGGCGCGGTGTTCTCAGGTGCGGCGGCGACAGTTGCGGGCGCCTGCTCGGTGGTTTCCGACACAACCGGCTCAGTCGTTGCGGTTGCGCTGTCGCGGGCCACGTCGACCTGCGTGAGGGCTGCGGAACTCGACGGGGCGGCGACGTACGTGCTCGGCTTATCGTTCGTGGTCGTTTCGCTGGCCACCTCGTCCTGCTCGATCCAATTCTCGTCGGCGGCTTTCGCCTTCTCAGCGGCGGCGATGGCCTGCTGACGCTTGGCTGCTGCGGCAGCCTGGGCTTTTGCCTTGGCCTGAGCCTGCGCGCGGGCTTTCGCCCTGGCTTGCGCTTGTGCCTGAGCACGTGCTTTCGCCTTGGCCTGAGAACGAGCATGGGCCTTGGCGCGGGCGCGATCCGCCTTCTTCGCCTGGTGTGCAGAATGGGCGATGGCGCCGACTGCCAGGATGCCAAGGCCGATGCCGATGCCACGGCTGCCTGCGTTGGCGGCCGGGGTGACTGCCAGGCTGGCGATAACGGTGGCGGCGATTGCGGCGATGGTGAGCTTCGTGGCCATGGTCGTCTCTCCTTTGAACTCGTTGTGTTTCAGGTGCGGCCCAGCGGGTGCCGTCGTGATCTCTTGAAGCTCACAATGACGGGACGCCGCCCGGACCGCTGTTCCGGGCGAAACACCTGCAAAAATTCTCGATCTTGGTTCGGGGCGCGGTCTCAGGCTGCCGACTGGACCAGTTCGGCACAGGCGTTCTCGACACTCGCGTCATCGCGGCGTCCTGCAACGGCTCCCGCGATCCGCGCCACGAAGGCCGCCGTGCGCGCCAGCACGGTGTGCCGCTCCCGGTCGATGGTCACCATATGAAAGCTGTCGTCGAGCACCACGAGATCGACGGGGCCTGCAATCTTGCGTTGCAGATACGTGGCGTTGTCGAGGCCAGCGTAGTCGTCGTCGCGCGCATGGACGATCAGGACAGGCTGCGTCACCGCATCGAGTTCGCGAATGACCACATCGGCCAGGCGGCGGCGCTCAAGCACCGCGCCGCCCGGCGTCGAGACCTGGGCCGCCTTCGTTCCGCCGCCGGACGCCATCGCGCTGCGGATAAAGTCGCGGATGCGCTGGTCCTTGATGCCGACGTGCACCGGCACCGGAAACCGGAACAGGTTGGCGACCTTCTTGCTGTCGATCAGGCGGAACAGCGGCACATACCAGGGGACCTGACGGCCGCTCAGCCACAGGGTGGGCGAATAAAGGGCCACGCCCTGGACTTTATCGGGGTGGCGGGCGGCCAGCATGAGGCTGAGGACGGCACCGGTGGAGAGCCCGCCCACGATCACCGTGTCGCAGGTTGCGTGCAGCTCTTCGAGGCCCTTCTCGGCGCTCGCGTACCAGTCCTGCCAGGTGGTCGCCACGAGATCGGCCTCGCTCCCGCCATGACCGGCGAGCGTCGGGGTGACGACCTCGTAGCCTTCCCTGACGAGGCCGTTGGCGACGAAGCGGATCTCACCCGGCGAGCCGCAGAGCCCATGGATGAGCAGCACGCCTACGCGTCCTCGCTCCGTTCCGAATGTCCTCTCACTCGACTGCATGACACACCCCAATCGTGTCCCGACTTCATTTCCGGGCACGCTATGTCAGCAGGATCTGTGCCGCTGTTCCGGCGGGGACACGAAAAACCGATGGGAACCGACAACGGCAGCTTGAATGTTGGCGCGGCCTCGCGGAAAACTGGCAGTCTCGTCCAACGGCCCCGCGGATCGCGCTTGACCTGTCTGCGGGGCTGGTTTAATCCATTTTAGAATTGTTCTAATGAGTGCTTTCGGCGGGTGGCCGGAGGCGGACGGCTTTTTATTTCGATCCGGCGGTGAAGGGAGATCCCATGCAGGGCAAAAGCGAGGTCATCGAAATCCTCAACGAGGCGCTCAAGCTGGAGCTCGGCGCAGTTAACCAGTATTGGCTGCACTATCGGCTCTTGGAAAACTGGGGCTTTACGAAGCTCGCCAAGAAGGAGCGCGCCGAATCCATCGAGGAAATGCAGCATGCGGACCGTCTGGTCGAACGCATCATCTTCCTCGAAGGACACCCCAACCTTCAGTACGTGGCACCGCTGATGATCGGCGAGAACCTCACGGAAGTTCTCGAATGCGATCTCAAGGGCGAAAAGATCGCGCACGAGACCTACATCCGCGGGCGCGACATCTGCCGGGCCGCCAAGGATTACGTGACGATGGCGTTGTTCGAAGATCTCATCAAGGACGAGGAAGGGCACATCGACTTCATCGATACCCAGCTCGACCTGATCTCGCGGATCGGCATCGAGAACTACGGCCTGCTCCAGGCCGACCCGGCCAACGAGGTCGAGGGCCACTGAGCACTGTCGGATCGAGGCGCGGAGGGAGGACACGCTCTCCGCGTATCCCCGGTCCGCAACAGTCTTTCTCCCTGTCTTTCACGGCCGGAACTTTCACCTAGGGGCCACGTTGCTCCAAAGGTGAAAATGATGATGGCAAAGAAACTTAGCACCCGTACCGAGGACGAGAGCCCTGCGACCGTGCTGGTGGTCGAGGACGAGCCGCTGCTCCGCTACGCGCTTGCGTCGGAGCTGGACGCGGCGGGTTTCCAGGTTCTCGAAGCCGGCAGCACGGCCGAGGCCGAGATCGTTCTGGCCGCCGGCGCGCCGGTGGATGTCCTGATCACGGACGTGCAGATGCCCGGCCCGCGCGACGGCATGGTGCTGGCGCGGATGGTCCGCGCCCAGTGGCCGGAGACCAAGGTCATCGTCGCGTCCGGACGCCCGCCTCCGCGGTGCGTCTCGAAAGTGGCCGACGCCTTCTATCCCAAGCCGTACGACCTGGGCCGCATCATCGACTATATCGAAACGCTGACCGGCAAACCTTAGCAGCCATTCTCGTTGATCTATCCGCCGAGGACGCGCCCGGCCACCGCATCGAGCTTGCGCACGAGAGAGGCGTCGCGTGCTTCGGGCGCGGTGATGATCGCGACGTCGAGGGCCCGATCCGAGCCGATTGGGCATTCGGGATGCTCGCGCGGGAAATCCTGCGCGAGGCGTGTCACGAGACGCTGCGCCTTTTCCGTGTTGCTCTTCATGACGGCGATGATGGATGCGACATCCACGTCGTCGTGGTCGTCGTGCCAGCAGTCGTAGTCGGTCACCATGGCGACGGTCGCGTAACAGATCTCCGCTTCGCGCGCGAGCTTGGCTTCGGGCATGTTGGTCATGCCGATCACATCCATGCCCCAACTCCGATAGAGATAGCTTTCGGCCCGGGTGGAGAACTGCGGGCCTTCCATCACGAGGTAGGTTCCGCCCTTCGTGTAGACGACGCCCGCCGCGTCGGCTGCTTTCGCGACGGCGTCGACCAGCAGCGGGCTCACCGGGTCGGCGACGGAGACGTGCGCGACGAGGCCGGGGCCGAAGAAGCTCTTCTCGCGCGCGAAGGTACGATCGACGAATTGGTCGACGAGCACGAAATGACCCGGCGCCAGATCCTCACGCAGCGAACCGCAGGCCGAGATCGATACGAGATCGGTCACGCCCGCGCGCTTCAGGGCGTCGATGTTGGCGCGGAAGTTGATGGCGGACGGCGGCACGGGGTGGCCGCGGCCGTGGCGCGGCAGGAAGCGGACGGGCAAGCCCGCGATCTCCGCAAACAGGATCTCGTCGGACGGCGCACCCCACGGCGTCATCACCTT
It encodes:
- a CDS encoding HlyD family secretion protein, with translation MLKPTHLAILLLLAGAGGYLAYDKFRNANAEDDEVVVVPKDYVVAAPGRVEPRSGEIRLGASYLGRVEEVMVKVDDKVEEGELLLRLDDAEARAKLASAETEAEALREDREKAFASGREDVRKAEDAIYSAERAVTGARIELDYAISARRVGTGSETAVSDARRRLKDAHDRLERERIAYVKAQSKANLPAPSRAESAVSAARAEVRMAEALLDKTRIRAPVAGTILQVNAKQGEIVAPSPEVPLVVLGDMSVLRVKAEVDEGDVGKISVNQTAYVTSISRPGERFEGRVTSIAPTLGGARIGPRGPLRPNDVEVMEVILELQGTAAALKPGMRVDAFFREN
- a CDS encoding ABC transporter ATP-binding protein, producing the protein MSKTKASSSGPRPLLEAQNITKSIDTGAGVLHILKGVSMDLRPGELTLLMGPSGSGKTTLLSILGCILTATSGELHLAGHQAVGLSSEDLAEIRRLHIGFVFQSYNLFPTLTALENVLVALDVRDARSADPMETAAEALRAVGLGHRLNNYPSKLSGGEKQRVAIARSLAGRPSVVLADEPTAALDSENGKAVMELLSEVAKDPTRAVMAVTHDHRTLHYADRIITIEDGRIVGDERPPKNGPGQGAPSKSKDVAA
- a CDS encoding ABC transporter permease; amino-acid sequence: MSKRNAAAGKGKVIKMAPKIAYRNLFHDRMSLIVTLVGIVFSVVLVAIEVGLYKGSENKIATVLDKAPADLWIVPYGTKSFDDPSLLIGHEKYAALSTPGVQYAEDMIVSFSSWRKPAGGKKSFILIGLDWPNGGTRPWSLEEGAVEDLQLPNAVAVDRSYFEDLGIEGRGDYAEINNHRIQVTAVTKGIRSFTTLPYIFTPITTARKFVGASAVQATYVLVRLEKGADVNAVRQALETRLTGAEVLTHDEFTRRSINYWMFSTGAGLALITGMVLGAIVGVVIVAQTLYASTKDHLNEFATLRALGASASYIHAVILIQALLSAVLGYAAGMLLAMLAIYRLSIRVPTLTIVMTPTIAAYLFALTVGMCVFAAITAIRKVTRIDPAGVFNR
- a CDS encoding alpha/beta hydrolase, coding for MLLIHGLCGSPGEIRFVANGLVREGYEVVTPTLAGHGGSEADLVATTWQDWYASAEKGLEELHATCDTVIVGGLSTGAVLSLMLAARHPDKVQGVALYSPTLWLSGRQVPWYVPLFRLIDSKKVANLFRFPVPVHVGIKDQRIRDFIRSAMASGGGTKAAQVSTPGGAVLERRRLADVVIRELDAVTQPVLIVHARDDDYAGLDNATYLQRKIAGPVDLVVLDDSFHMVTIDRERHTVLARTAAFVARIAGAVAGRRDDASVENACAELVQSAA
- the bfr gene encoding bacterioferritin; amino-acid sequence: MQGKSEVIEILNEALKLELGAVNQYWLHYRLLENWGFTKLAKKERAESIEEMQHADRLVERIIFLEGHPNLQYVAPLMIGENLTEVLECDLKGEKIAHETYIRGRDICRAAKDYVTMALFEDLIKDEEGHIDFIDTQLDLISRIGIENYGLLQADPANEVEGH
- a CDS encoding response regulator, producing MAKKLSTRTEDESPATVLVVEDEPLLRYALASELDAAGFQVLEAGSTAEAEIVLAAGAPVDVLITDVQMPGPRDGMVLARMVRAQWPETKVIVASGRPPPRCVSKVADAFYPKPYDLGRIIDYIETLTGKP
- a CDS encoding S-methyl-5'-thioadenosine phosphorylase: MTKTVLGIIGGSGFYNLPGIENAHWEKVMTPWGAPSDEILFAEIAGLPVRFLPRHGRGHPVPPSAINFRANIDALKRAGVTDLVSISACGSLREDLAPGHFVLVDQFVDRTFAREKSFFGPGLVAHVSVADPVSPLLVDAVAKAADAAGVVYTKGGTYLVMEGPQFSTRAESYLYRSWGMDVIGMTNMPEAKLAREAEICYATVAMVTDYDCWHDDHDDVDVASIIAVMKSNTEKAQRLVTRLAQDFPREHPECPIGSDRALDVAIITAPEARDASLVRKLDAVAGRVLGG